In Osmia lignaria lignaria isolate PbOS001 chromosome 13, iyOsmLign1, whole genome shotgun sequence, the DNA window ATTAGCACTCTATGGAATAATTTTAGCGGTACTAGAAATTTTCTTCAGGTATGTAATAAGAATATGATGTATTCCTATTTTTCCAGTTTTATACATAGAATCTTAAAATCTGTTTAATATCTGTTCAGACCGTTACAGCCTTTGTTTCTTTAtcttctgattcattcctaccgtCAGATGAAAGTTCCACATACGCCGGTGCATACCGTATTATCATCCAGTTTACACAACTTATCCAATTCGCAAGTTCACGAAAGCGAAGATGCAGCCGAATTGTTAAGTCCCTTTAAGCCCTTTGTATCCTGTACCTGCTAATCCTCCTACTATCTTGTCTGTTGCGAGGCTTCATTATTCCTAATTGTTTTGTCGAAAAAGTCTAAATCGATTTTACAAGAAAATTTGCTACTTCATTTAACGTTGTAACAATAGTTACACTTGTTAGAAAGTTGTAGTTGCGTTATTAATTTAATCTACAAAGATCTATTAATAACTCAACATTGTTTCATGTACAGGGTAATGCAGCCAATATTTCTTAGTCGACTTTTACAATACTTCAGCAATAACTCAGAGACAAAAGATAATGCATACTTGTATGCAGGTGGTGTGATATTGTGTTCGGGCGCATTAATATTTGTTATGCATCCATACATGATGGGTGTACTTCACACGGGAATGAAAATGCGTGTGGCATGCTGTACGTTAATATACAGGAAAGCGTTAAGGCTTTCAAGAACAGCTTTAGGCGAAACAACAGTAGGACAGGCAGTTAATCTACTGTCGAACGACGTTAACAGATTCGACGTAGCAATTATACATTTACATTATTTGTGGATCGGACCGTTAGAAACTTTGgttattacatattttatgtataaCGAAGTCGAAATACCTGCTCTTCTTGGAGTTTCGGTGCTCTTGATGTTTATCCCTCTCCAAGGTAATGAATCTCGATAATTCGTATCATTTGttctattttctatatttttttttttttcattacttcTCTTTAACTTCTCTTTAATTGCACAGGCTATTTGGGTAAAAGGTCTTCCGTATTAAGATTGAAAACCGCTATTAGGACGGATGAAAGAGTACGATTAACAAACGAAATTATCAGCGGTATTCAAGCAATTAAAATGTACACTTGGGAGAAACCGTTTAGTGATTTAGTTGAAAGAGCAAGAAGGTATTGTTTATTCTTTCAACGGTTCTCTTGGTTTTAATCAGCAAATACGATATCGTCTTCCATATGATTACAGGAGAGAAATCAGCGTTATAGGAGCCATGTCTTTAATCAGAGGTATTATTATGTCTTTTATCATGTTCACAACAAGGATGGCCCTATTCATTACGATAATAGCATATATTTTATATGGCCGAAAAATAACTGCCGAAAAAGTGTTCATGTTACAGGCGTACTATAATATTTTACGTCAAACCATGACTGTTTATTTTCCACAAGGTAAGTAGAAACGAATAAACAAATATCGATAAGAGGTGATTGAACTTCACAAAGCTGTCGTTATTGCAGGCATAACGCAAATGGCTGAATTGATGGTTTCCATAAGACGTTTACAAAGATTTATGTTACACGAAGAAATGGAtattaaaaaagagaagaacgaAGATTACAATGAAACGTCGAAGGACGAAGAGAAGAACAAAAATGACGTAAATAGCGTAGACAATGAAGTAAGCGGTGCAAAGCCCGTGAATGAAGATGATAGCATTATATCTATAAAAGATGCTAGCGCAAAGTGGGTTTCGTACGAACAAGAGGACACACTAAAAAATCTTACCGTCAAAGTAAAACGAGGCGAATTAATAGCGGTTGTCGGTCAAGTTGGTTCTGGTAAAAGTAGCTTGCTTAATTTAATACTTAAGGAGTTACCCGCATCTTCGGGTAGTATAGAGGTGAACGGAAAAATTGCGTATGCTAGTCAAGAACCGTGGTTATTTGCTGGCTCTGTTAGACAGAACATACTCTTTGGTAGACAAATGGATCAGCATAGATACGATCGTGTGATTAGAGTGTGTCAATTAAAAAGAGACTTCACCTTGTTTCCATACGGTGATAAGACGATAGTTGGTGAAAGAGGAATTAGTTTATCGGGTGGACAACGTGCTAGGATTAACTTAGCCAGAGCAGTATATGCCGAGGCCGATGCGTACCTACTTGATGATCCGTTAAGCGCCGTAGACGCTCATGTCGGGAAACACATGTTCGAAGAATGTATCGAAAAATATTTAAGAGGAAAAACTAGAATCGTTGTTACGCATCAGCTGCAGTACTTACGAAATGTCGATAGAATAATCGTCTTAAAAGACGGTGATATAGAGGCTGAAGGGTATGTTTCATTCCATTCCACTGTTCCCTTGTTTTATGTAAGTTAATTTCCGTATAGAAACTTACGGtgttcttctccttttttttttagtaattaCGACGAACTTGCTGCAATGGGAATAGATTTTGGAAGACTCATGGAGAAACAACCACTCGACGAAGAGGAAAAACGAACAGCATCTGGCCCACCAAGTAGAAGTACTTCTCGAAATGCTAGCATTTCGTCTTTAAGTTCATTGAAGAGTAGTATCGGTGAGAAAGATGACCCAGTGGAAGTAAGTACATTCGTATGGTCGGATGAAGATTAAATTGAAGTCATTCATATGTACATTGTTGCTTTAGGTAGCTGAAACTCGCTCGAAGGGTAGAGTTTCTGGTAAAGTGTATTCAGGATACTTTCGAGCAGCAGGAAATTGGTGCGTCATTATTGTTGTTGCTTTGCTCTGCGTCATGGCTCAAGGATTAGCCAGTGGTAgtgattttttcatttctcaatgGGTGAATATGGAAGAAAAATATGTGAGTATTTCCTTTGCTCTCTTTTCAGTTcacttttaaattattataaataaacacgTATTCGTTTAAAGGTAACAGAAACACCGAATGGAATCGTAGAAAATTGGGAGGGTCCCATCAGCCGCGAAGTGTGCATGTATCTATACAGTGGTTTAATCGTGTGCACGATAGTAATCACTTTAACACGTTCGTTCTCATTCTTTTCGGCGTGCATGAAAGCATCCACCAAGCTGCACGATCGAATGTTCCGATGCATCAGTCGCGCTACTATGCGTTTCTTCAATACCAACCCGTCAGGACGTGTCCTAAATAGATTCTCGAAGGATATGGGTGCTATAGACGAAGTGTTACCAATGGCGCTAATCGATTGCGTACAAATTGGCTTGTCTCTGCTCGGAATTATAACTGTGGTCGGTATAGCTAATCCATGGCTGATGATACCCACTGTGATCATTGGAGTGATCTTCTATTACATTCGAGTTTTTTATCTGGCAACCAGTCGCAGTGTGAAACGTCTCGAAGGAATTAGTGAGTTGACCTTCGgtagatttttatttcatttcaaaagtTTTATGGAGTAAAATTAATCAGAGCTTCGATAATTATTCCCAGCTCGATCGCCAGTGTTTGGGCATCTCAGCGCAACATTGCAAGGATTGCCGACTATAAGAGCCTTTGGAGCTGAAGAAATTCTGACAAAGGAGTTTGATCAACACCAAGACTTGCATTCATCGGCGTGGTACGTCTTCATAGCGTCATCCAGAGCGTTTGCATTCTGGTTGGATTTCTTCTGCGTTGTCTACATCTGCTTGGTCACTTTAAGTTTCTTAGTAATGTATGATTCTGCGGTCTCAACGCAAGGCGGTAACGTTGGCCTTGCCATAACTCAGAGTATAGGGTTGACGGGTATGTTCCAGTGGGGTATGCGACAAAGTACCGAGTTAGAAAATCAAATGACTTCCGTCGAGCGTGTTTTGGAGTACAGGTGAGTTAacgattaaaattcattaaattttcaacaattaatattattcgAACGATGATTTCAGTAACGTGGAAAGCGAACCACCATTAGAGAGTACACCAGATAAAAAACCTCAAGATACTTGGCCGGAAGAGGGTAAAATAGAATTCAAAAAGGTCGCGTTGCGATACGATCCGGCAGAGGCTCCGGTGTTGAAGAATCTGAATTTCGTGATTTACCCTCAAGAAAAGGTTGGAATCGTTGGAAGAACTGGCGCTGGAAAATCCTCCTTAATTTCAGCGCTTTTCCGTTTTGCGTATCTCGATGGTGTTATCGAGATCGACGGTGTCAACTCTATCGAGATAGGTCTTCATGATTTGCGTTCAAAAATCAGTATAATCCCTCAGGAACCGTTCTTGTTCTCGGGCTCGTTGAGAAAGAATTTAGATCCATTCGATAGCTACAACGACGACGTACTCTGGCAAGCTTTGAGCGAGGTTGAGCTTAAAGAGATGGGCCTGGATGCTCACATAACCGAGGGTGGTTCCAATTTGAGCGTTGGACAACGTCAGCTCGTCTGTCTGGCACGTGCAATCGTCAGGAATAACCCCATCCTTGTGCTGGACGAGGCTACAGCGAACGTAGATCCACGAACCGACGAGCTGATCCAAAAGACGATTCGCGAGAAGTTTGCTAAGTGTACAGTGTTGACCATTGCTCATCGTCTCAATACCGTGATGGACAGTGATCGTATACTAGTGATGGATGCTGGTACCGCCGTGGTAAGTGTACCACCGTTAATCCCTCGTCGAGTCTTATATTTCAAGTGTGCATCAAAATCACACATGATTAATTCGTTTTATTCTTAGGAATTTGATGCTCCATACGTTTTGATACAAAAGAATGCAGGATACTTGAAGGGCATGATCCACGAAACTGGACCAGCAATGGCGGAAGCATTGAAAGAAGTAGCTCGTTACACTTACGAGAATCGTACATCCACTGCCctttgataaattttcaacgtATTACGCCAATTTCTACGTTGGACTCTGCATTAAGCCCCATTCTATAGGTTCAATTTTTTAGTAGATCTATTCTGTCGATAATCTTTTTTGTACGGTGATCAATCTGGTGATTACATAGTTAAGTGAAGGCATACGTTATCATCATGATTCTTTTCGTCTCTTCGACCTTCAGTATTATTGCATTGTTTTTTGTAAATGAAATCGACGGGAACTTTGTACTGGGACAAAAGTCGCTGTGTTGTACTTAATCGTCAAGATAAACTCGTTAAATAAGAGGCGTCACAGTACTTTCTTGTTTTGTATACGTCGTGCCACAAGTAGGGATAAACAATTTACCTCGCTATTAAGTAATTTTTGAGATGTTTATACGCAATATTAGGTTTCTCTTGCTCTCGTGTCGGTGCTATACGAATACGAAAAGACGGGTGGCTATTTTTTCACTTTACAAGTAGAACATGTCGAGCGCTATATtggaaacaaatttttattcaaacatcGAAGACGGTACCTTGATTTTATGTACATAATCGTTCAAAGAAGAATTACCAATTAGAAATCTTCGATTGTTTGTACTGTATCGTTTGCTAGGTCTTACGCTTTTGATACACTATGTCGTATCTGTTACACGTAAGGCAAAGTCAACGAGAACAGCGTTGTCAATGCAAACAATTACATAGTGTTTGCAAACAGTGCAATTCTTCCTATACAAGCTTCAAATTCATATCTTCATACTATTCATATTTGTCGTACAAGCATAaatgtttgtaaaaataaaaaaaagaaaaaaaaaaaaaagaaaagaaaacaaaaacaatTGCCTTATGTACAAGTGcctatgtaatttaattattattaatgaaaaatataaatgcagAGAATTATTTATCTTGCTATGCAGTGTGTCTTTTTTCCCTTAAAG includes these proteins:
- the LOC117602076 gene encoding putative multidrug resistance-associated protein lethal(2)03659 isoform X1, whose product is MDGKIKVERKKNPREGANPLSILTFAFTLPTFWVGCRKDLEINDLYRPLKEHTSSHVGKKISKLWEKEYSAYEKQKLLNEEKANSDNKYDVKKLKEPSLVKVLLKCFGGQLALYGIILAVLEIFFRVMQPIFLSRLLQYFSNNSETKDNAYLYAGGVILCSGALIFVMHPYMMGVLHTGMKMRVACCTLIYRKALRLSRTALGETTVGQAVNLLSNDVNRFDVAIIHLHYLWIGPLETLVITYFMYNEVEIPALLGVSVLLMFIPLQGYLGKRSSVLRLKTAIRTDERVRLTNEIISGIQAIKMYTWEKPFSDLVERARRREISVIGAMSLIRGIIMSFIMFTTRMALFITIIAYILYGRKITAEKVFMLQAYYNILRQTMTVYFPQGITQMAELMVSIRRLQRFMLHEEMDIKKEKNEDYNETSKDEEKNKNDVNSVDNEVSGAKPVNEDDSIISIKDASAKWVSYEQEDTLKNLTVKVKRGELIAVVGQVGSGKSSLLNLILKELPASSGSIEVNGKIAYASQEPWLFAGSVRQNILFGRQMDQHRYDRVIRVCQLKRDFTLFPYGDKTIVGERGISLSGGQRARINLARAVYAEADAYLLDDPLSAVDAHVGKHMFEECIEKYLRGKTRIVVTHQLQYLRNVDRIIVLKDGDIEAEGNYDELAAMGIDFGRLMEKQPLDEEEKRTASGPPSRSTSRNASISSLSSLKSSIGEKDDPVEVAETRSKGRVSGKVYSGYFRAAGNWCVIIVVALLCVMAQGLASGSDFFISQWVNMEEKYVTETPNGIVENWEGPISREVCMYLYSGLIVCTIVITLTRSFSFFSACMKASTKLHDRMFRCISRATMRFFNTNPSGRVLNRFSKDMGAIDEVLPMALIDCVQIGLSLLGIITVVGIANPWLMIPTVIIGVIFYYIRVFYLATSRSVKRLEGITRSPVFGHLSATLQGLPTIRAFGAEEILTKEFDQHQDLHSSAWYVFIASSRAFAFWLDFFCVVYICLVTLSFLVMYDSAVSTQGGNVGLAITQSIGLTGMFQWGMRQSTELENQMTSVERVLEYSNVESEPPLESTPDKKPQDTWPEEGKIEFKKVALRYDPAEAPVLKNLNFVIYPQEKVGIVGRTGAGKSSLISALFRFAYLDGVIEIDGVNSIEIGLHDLRSKISIIPQEPFLFSGSLRKNLDPFDSYNDDVLWQALSEVELKEMGLDAHITEGGSNLSVGQRQLVCLARAIVRNNPILVLDEATANVDPRTDELIQKTIREKFAKCTVLTIAHRLNTVMDSDRILVMDAGTAVEFDAPYVLIQKNAGYLKGMIHETGPAMAEALKEVARYTYENRTSTAL
- the LOC117602076 gene encoding putative multidrug resistance-associated protein lethal(2)03659 isoform X2 — its product is MDGKIKVERKKNPREGANPLSILTFAFTLPTFWVGCRKDLEINDLYRPLKEHTSSHVGKKISKLWEKEYSAYEKQKLLNEEKANSDNKYDVKKLKEPSLVKVLLKCFGGQLALYGIILAVLEIFFRPLQPLFLYLLIHSYRQMKVPHTPVHTVLSSSLHNLSNSQVHESEDAAELVMQPIFLSRLLQYFSNNSETKDNAYLYAGGVILCSGALIFVMHPYMMGVLHTGMKMRVACCTLIYRKALRLSRTALGETTVGQAVNLLSNDVNRFDVAIIHLHYLWIGPLETLVITYFMYNEVEIPALLGVSVLLMFIPLQGYLGKRSSVLRLKTAIRTDERVRLTNEIISGIQAIKMYTWEKPFSDLVERARRREISVIGAMSLIRGIIMSFIMFTTRMALFITIIAYILYGRKITAEKVFMLQAYYNILRQTMTVYFPQGITQMAELMVSIRRLQRFMLHEEMDIKKEKNEDYNETSKDEEKNKNDVNSVDNEVSGAKPVNEDDSIISIKDASAKWVSYEQEDTLKNLTVKVKRGELIAVVGQVGSGKSSLLNLILKELPASSGSIEVNGKIAYASQEPWLFAGSVRQNILFGRQMDQHRYDRVIRVCQLKRDFTLFPYGDKTIVGERGISLSGGQRARINLARAVYAEADAYLLDDPLSAVDAHVGKHMFEECIEKYLRGKTRIVVTHQLQYLRNVDRIIVLKDGDIEAEGNYDELAAMGIDFGRLMEKQPLDEEEKRTASGPPSRSTSRNASISSLSSLKSSIGEKDDPVEVAETRSKGRVSGKVYSGYFRAAGNWCVIIVVALLCVMAQGLASGSDFFISQWVNMEEKYVTETPNGIVENWEGPISREVCMYLYSGLIVCTIVITLTRSFSFFSACMKASTKLHDRMFRCISRATMRFFNTNPSGRVLNRFSKDMGAIDEVLPMALIDCVQIGLSLLGIITVVGIANPWLMIPTVIIGVIFYYIRVFYLATSRSVKRLEGITRSPVFGHLSATLQGLPTIRAFGAEEILTKEFDQHQDLHSSAWYVFIASSRAFAFWLDFFCVVYICLVTLSFLVMYDSAVSTQGGNVGLAITQSIGLTGMFQWGMRQSTELENQMTSVERVLEYSNVESEPPLESTPDKKPQDTWPEEGKIEFKKVALRYDPAEAPVLKNLNFVIYPQEKVGIVGRTGAGKSSLISALFRFAYLDGVIEIDGVNSIEIGLHDLRSKISIIPQEPFLFSGSLRKNLDPFDSYNDDVLWQALSEVELKEMGLDAHITEGGSNLSVGQRQLVCLARAIVRNNPILVLDEATANVDPRTDELIQKTIREKFAKCTVLTIAHRLNTVMDSDRILVMDAGTAVEFDAPYVLIQKNAGYLKGMIHETGPAMAEALKEVARYTYENRTSTAL